A region from the Gemmatimonadota bacterium genome encodes:
- a CDS encoding VRR-NUC domain-containing protein codes for MSPRAAIYNQKGKVQRYYWREITKTYYESLLTWSRPLGISIASIMQVEADYPAETQELKKAARRVWQQRHKVEPKYDMSERTPAQFLAEVPVPEIEVEAEYVSEQRAEAVVGKWRLNSTDTGSAEDVAAMHYRSLGFDVYRCERKLISMLVAVLLWPVIQDLDDPEVQMVMRGSTVGWRPDVSTQLIQFPLPRDFASAAYYDRREAEFEAWLAELEAAEDLETIFESCLAGAETLRDYLWVAEEDARQLARAALSSIPSDVILTMVRWAIRDFWNRQPGWPDLLVLGQNGYRFSEVKSPNDKLSLEQMRWFEWALVERENALPCEICRVVRKVNGS; via the coding sequence TTGAGCCCACGGGCAGCGATCTACAACCAAAAGGGAAAGGTGCAGCGGTACTATTGGCGCGAGATCACGAAGACATACTACGAGAGTCTCCTTACATGGAGTCGACCGCTCGGAATTAGCATCGCAAGCATCATGCAGGTCGAGGCCGACTACCCTGCGGAAACACAGGAACTTAAGAAGGCAGCAAGAAGAGTCTGGCAGCAGCGCCACAAAGTGGAGCCAAAATACGACATGTCGGAGCGGACCCCAGCCCAGTTCCTTGCGGAGGTCCCGGTTCCTGAGATCGAGGTCGAGGCCGAGTATGTGAGTGAGCAGCGAGCCGAAGCCGTGGTGGGAAAATGGAGGCTCAACTCTACGGATACGGGCAGCGCAGAGGATGTGGCAGCGATGCACTACCGTTCGCTCGGGTTTGACGTGTATCGCTGTGAGCGGAAGCTGATCTCAATGCTGGTGGCCGTCTTGTTATGGCCGGTGATACAAGATCTCGACGATCCCGAAGTCCAGATGGTGATGAGAGGCTCGACCGTCGGCTGGCGACCCGACGTCTCGACTCAACTGATCCAGTTCCCTCTCCCCCGGGACTTCGCCAGCGCCGCCTACTACGACCGTCGAGAGGCCGAGTTCGAGGCTTGGTTGGCTGAACTAGAGGCGGCCGAGGACCTTGAGACAATCTTCGAGAGTTGCTTAGCGGGAGCCGAGACTCTGCGCGACTACCTCTGGGTAGCGGAAGAAGATGCCAGGCAGCTGGCACGGGCGGCCCTGTCATCGATCCCGTCCGACGTGATCCTGACCATGGTAAGATGGGCGATTCGAGACTTCTGGAACCGTCAGCCGGGCTGGCCCGACCTGCTGGTGCTGGGACAGAACGGGTATCGGTTCTCTGAGGTCAAGTCGCCAAACGACAAGCTGTCTCTCGAGCAGATGCGGTGGTTTGAATGGGCGCTGGTGGAAAGGGAGAACGCTCTCCCCTGCGAAATATGTCGCGTTGTCCGGAAGGTGAACGGCAGTTAA
- a CDS encoding type II toxin-antitoxin system HicB family antitoxin → MTLIIEVELEEDGRWIAEVPSLPGVLAYGVTEAEARAKAQALALRVLADRLEHDEADPDLMTISFSAA, encoded by the coding sequence ATGACGCTGATTATCGAAGTGGAGTTGGAAGAGGACGGCCGCTGGATCGCGGAGGTGCCGTCACTGCCGGGAGTCCTTGCCTACGGAGTCACCGAGGCTGAGGCTCGCGCCAAGGCGCAGGCCCTTGCACTGCGGGTCTTGGCTGACCGGCTGGAGCACGATGAGGCCGACCCGGACCTAATGACCATCTCCTTCTCCGCTGCGTGA